One genomic segment of Rhodopirellula islandica includes these proteins:
- a CDS encoding RluA family pseudouridine synthase, with product MSEVDVIYEDNHLLVVNKPTKLATMGATGQPTLHSLGCDYIRRTCSKPGKVYLGIVSRLDSMTSGVIVLARTSKAASRLTPQFANHSGEGAKKTYLAVVAGRVEQQQGVLVDDVYKDDAAHRMRVAHHPRADAKEARLEFDVSGYERDSTLLKVKPLTGRKHQIRLQWSEAGFPILGDTKYGSERSWPTGIALHSWRLSIMHPTKKERLTFEAPVPEVWKSKLDSSLLGGR from the coding sequence ATGAGCGAAGTCGATGTCATTTACGAAGACAATCATTTGCTCGTGGTGAACAAGCCCACTAAGTTAGCGACGATGGGAGCGACTGGGCAGCCGACCTTGCATTCGTTGGGGTGTGACTACATCCGGCGAACTTGCAGCAAACCCGGGAAGGTCTACCTTGGCATTGTCAGTCGACTGGATTCGATGACCTCAGGGGTGATCGTCTTGGCGCGGACGAGCAAAGCAGCCAGTCGACTCACGCCCCAGTTCGCGAACCATTCTGGCGAGGGAGCCAAGAAAACCTACCTTGCGGTGGTGGCGGGACGGGTCGAGCAGCAGCAGGGCGTGTTAGTCGATGATGTCTACAAAGACGATGCCGCCCATCGCATGCGAGTGGCTCATCATCCGAGAGCGGACGCGAAGGAGGCTCGTTTGGAATTTGACGTGTCCGGGTACGAACGCGATTCAACGCTGTTGAAGGTCAAACCGCTGACTGGCCGGAAGCACCAAATTCGCCTGCAGTGGTCGGAGGCCGGCTTTCCCATTTTGGGTGACACGAAGTATGGAAGCGAACGGTCTTGGCCGACCGGGATCGCGCTTCATAGTTGGCGGCTCTCGATCATGCATCCAACAAAAAAAGAACGCCTGACCTTTGAAGCACCCGTTCCAGAGGTCTGGAAGAGCAAGCTCGATTCGAGTTTGCTGGGTGGGCGTTGA
- a CDS encoding RecQ family ATP-dependent DNA helicase, which produces MDGPANANLKSDKRSLEQAQPILRDVFGHESFRPSQSAVIQHILAAEHAMVIMPTGRGKSLCFQIPALLGSDDDLTLVLSPLIALMQDQVDGLVAKGIDATLINSSLDRMEREKRQEKLRQNRYRLLYVTPERFRKPEFLDAISGRNIQLLAIDEAHCVSQWGHDFRPDYSRIADIRKQLGSPTTIALTATATAECRADIVDQIGLEDGDMRLFHEGIDRPNLRIDVETVMGDDEKLEQILKALSEPLLPSPTPQASGGTILYFSLIKTLTRFSDLLLARSIDHVCYHGDQSRKDRRRIQNQFMSGERDLVLATPAFGMGVDKEDIRLVVHVETPGSIESYYQEIGRAGRDDLPSRCLWLYDQDDLMTQMQFIEWANPDADFYDRLMFSLENHADRCIAYGLDWLRNELQRVSPHDHRVDTALAMLDRHGVVAGPREPECFQLIGPLPEQFRNNSWLSEKRQRDQKRLYAMVQFAATPSDERQAFLNRYFLEDASIQ; this is translated from the coding sequence ATGGATGGTCCCGCCAACGCGAATTTGAAATCGGACAAGCGTTCGCTTGAGCAAGCCCAACCCATTCTGCGGGATGTATTCGGGCACGAGTCGTTTCGCCCCAGTCAGTCGGCCGTCATCCAACACATTCTCGCGGCAGAGCACGCCATGGTGATCATGCCCACGGGGCGTGGCAAGTCACTGTGCTTTCAAATCCCCGCCTTGCTCGGATCGGACGACGATCTGACGCTGGTGCTTTCACCACTGATTGCGTTGATGCAAGATCAAGTGGATGGGCTGGTCGCGAAAGGCATCGATGCCACTCTCATCAATTCCTCACTGGATCGGATGGAGCGAGAAAAGCGACAGGAGAAACTGCGTCAGAATCGCTACCGGTTGCTCTACGTCACGCCTGAACGATTCCGGAAGCCTGAGTTCCTCGACGCTATCTCAGGACGAAACATTCAGCTGCTTGCGATCGACGAAGCTCACTGCGTCAGCCAATGGGGGCACGACTTCCGGCCAGACTACAGCCGAATTGCCGACATTCGAAAACAACTTGGATCTCCGACGACCATCGCCCTCACCGCAACCGCCACGGCAGAATGTCGCGCCGACATCGTCGATCAGATCGGACTCGAAGATGGCGACATGCGACTGTTCCACGAAGGAATTGATCGCCCCAACTTGCGAATCGATGTCGAAACAGTGATGGGTGACGACGAAAAGCTCGAACAGATCCTGAAAGCTCTCTCTGAACCGCTGCTTCCGTCACCAACCCCTCAGGCCAGCGGTGGGACGATCCTCTACTTCTCGTTGATCAAGACGTTGACGCGTTTCAGCGACCTGCTCTTGGCGAGATCCATTGATCATGTCTGCTATCACGGCGATCAATCACGCAAGGATCGACGTCGGATCCAAAACCAATTCATGTCGGGCGAACGAGATCTCGTCCTGGCCACGCCTGCTTTTGGCATGGGAGTCGACAAGGAAGACATTCGGCTGGTCGTCCACGTCGAAACCCCAGGTTCCATTGAGTCCTATTACCAAGAGATTGGACGGGCGGGCCGCGACGATCTGCCGAGTCGTTGCCTTTGGCTCTACGATCAAGATGACCTGATGACACAAATGCAGTTCATCGAGTGGGCCAATCCGGATGCCGATTTCTACGATCGCCTGATGTTCTCACTCGAGAACCACGCGGATCGTTGCATCGCGTATGGCCTGGACTGGCTTCGCAACGAACTGCAACGGGTCAGCCCGCATGACCACCGGGTCGACACTGCCCTCGCCATGCTCGACCGGCATGGCGTGGTCGCAGGCCCGCGGGAACCAGAATGCTTCCAATTGATCGGCCCGTTGCCAGAACAATTCCGAAACAACTCGTGGCTCTCAGAGAAACGGCAACGCGATCAAAAACGCCTGTATGCGATGGTTCAGTTTGCTGCGACACCGAGTGATGAACGCCAAGCTTTTTTAAACCGCTACTTCTTAGAAGATGCGTCGATCCAATGA